The sequence CATGAGAACTGCCTCCAGTAGTGCATGTAATATCTCAGATTAACCTTCTCTCTCCATCCAGGCATCCTGGGCACACACAGAAAGTCAGGGGAACATATGGTACATGCAGGAAACAGCCTACCGCCTCAGAGTTGGACACCTTCTCCCCTAttccatgtcagattccaacacaaccAATTTCaacaacccctccaccttcatcctgcttgGCATTCCTGGCTTGGAGGcagcccatgtctggatctccatccccttctgcaccatgTACACCATAGCTGTgttggggaacttcaccatcctgttcatTGTAAAGATGGAGCAAAgcctccatgggcccatgtactatttcctctgcatgctggccatCACTGACCTGGTCATGTCCACATCCACCCTGCCCAAAATGCTGAGCGTCTTCTGGTTCAATACCAGGGAGATCagtttcagtgcctgcctcacccagatgtacgTCCTTCTCTGCTTCTCAGCAATGGAGTCTGGAATCCTCGTAGCCATGGCTTTTGATCGCTATGTGGCCATCTgccatcccctgagacattccagCATCCTGACAAACTCTGTTGTGGCCAAGATCGGCCTGGCCGTGCTGCTGCGCAGTGGAATACTCGCATTACCCTACCCCTTCCTGGCGAGTGggtggccatattgcagaaccaacgTCATCCCCCACACCTATTGTGAGCACATAGCTGTGGTGAAGCTGGCCTGTGCTGACATCCGTATCAGTAGTTACTACGGCCTGTTTGATCTTTTCTCTGAGATTGGAATGGACGTGTTTTTCATCACTGTGTCCTAtactcaaatcctccgggccatcTTCCGCCTCCCCACAAAGGATGCCCGGCTCAAAACTTTTGGGACCTGCATCTCTCACCTTTGTGCCATCTTAGCTTTCTATACACCAGATTTCTTCTCCTCTCTCACGCACCGGTTTGGCCATAATGTGCCACTGCACTTCCTTGTTCTCATTGCCAATATGTACCTCCTGGTGCCCCCCTTGCTCCACCCCATCATCTACGGCGTGAGGACCAAACAAATCCGGGGCAAGCTGCTCTGGCTCTTTACTCCTAAAGGGACCTAAATGTTTTCTCAGACTGAGGTCCGTGAAGAGCTGGCTGGTGCATGGTGCTGGGCCCTCTTCCCTGAATCATttattgaatgcatccgatgaagtgagctgtagctcatgaatgcttatgctcaaataaatttgttagtctctaaggtgccacaagtcctccttttctttttgcggatacagactaacacggctgctactctggacaGTCAAGAGACATTAAGCcctttcctgtcctttctgtgcTGTGTCAACATGATAAACTGGGGAATCAGTCTAAGTGCAATTCACTGGGTTGCCACCTTTCCAACTGCTGGTAGTTGGACTCCTGAAACGACAATCTTGCCCCATCTGTTCTCTCAAGGCTCCACCCCTGCTGTGTGTCTTCTCCCCAATGCCCTACCCCTGTAACTTgctcctgtcttcccctccccttgccaGTTGCTGGAACATTTTCcacctccccactctgaactctagggtacagatgtggggacctgcatgaaaacctccaaagcttacttttaccagcttaggttaaaacttccccaaggtacaaactattttaccctttgcccttggactttcgctgccaccaccaaacgtttaaccagttactgggaaagagttgtttggaaacgtctttccccccaaaatcctcaccaaaaccttgcaccccccttccaggggaaggtttgataaaaatcctcacgaATTTgtgtaggtgaacacagacccaaacccttggattttaagaacaataaaaaagcattcagtttcttacaagaagaatgttaatagaggaaaaaggaaaaaagaatcacctctgtaaaatcaggacagtaaataccttacagggtaattacattcaaaacatagagaatccctctaggcaaaaccttaagttacaaaaagacacaaaaacaggaaaatccattccattcagcacagcttactttctcagccatttaaagaaatcagaatctaacacagatctagctagattacttaccaaGTTCTacgactccattcctgttctgtctccggcaaaagcatcacacagacagacccagaccctttgtttctccctccccccagcttttgaaagtatctggtctcctcattggtcattttgctctggtgccagcgaggttatcctagcttcttaaccctttacaggtgaaaggattattcctctggccaggagggattttaaaggggtttacccttccctttatatttgtgacaatATATATctggaaaataaataaagtggACCTAGTCATCTCTAATAGTAACATGTTCTCACATCTTGTGggaagtcacttaagggacactggttagcgTTAAAATTTTAATGTTTATTCTTACTTTGCTTCTAcctctgtggagagagagaccccgtcaggactcctgggatgtatctcagctctgggaggggagtggggtgtagtgggttacagcagggggcAGATACATCTGGGGTCTAAAGGAGAAGatcagaatggccacactgggtaaaaccaatggtccatgtagcccagaagcctgtcttccaacagtgcccagtgccaggtgcttcagagggaatgaacagaacatggcaatccCCATGTGATTCATGCTCTGTCACCCactaccagcttctggcaaacagcggctagggacaacaaccctgcccatcctgggcAATAGCCCTTGATGGACTTCTCTAGTTCTTACTGGAACCAGGTCATAGtttgggccttcacaacatcctatggcagatagttccacagcttgactgtgaagaaatacttccttttgtttgttttaaacctgctgcctattcctTTGATTGGATGAcgcttagttcttgtgttatgtcaaggagtaaataacatttcctcatTAAATATAACcattgttatatatttgcaacaaatcttgtaacAATAGGTCATGTGAGGTTTCAATATAAAAGCTAcagtttgctgaatatgattttcttatttgtatgcatgtctcGTTTTTTTATTTGCAGTTACGAATATTGATtatgtgtttgctcctgtggtaaatCCCACCAGGCAGTTTACATCCAGAGTGTCCAGCACAATGTGAATGAACTATTCAAGTGGATGGCCCAACAATGAACACCATGTGCCATGGAAGAAACTTATCCACACCTGATGGACTTACCTGGGGACATTCTGGCTGGAATATAGTTTATGGTCCCTGCTATGACTCACTGAAACATGCAGAGGCATGTGATCAGCTCATGTGACAcaggactccatcttgtgcctgtagtTTTCGTGCAGAGGAACCAAGGAGACTCTCTTTCATTCCTTCAGCCATTCCTGGCAATTTTTGCTTTTCCGTTAGGGCCCCAGCGGAACACTCTTTCTTTCTGCGGGCGGACACTTTCGCAGCCTGAGCTACACATAAGAAATCGTTGCCAATTAGCATATCAGTAGGGTTATGGTCTGCTACCCTCACTGATAATACAGCTTCAGAACTATCAGTTTCTATGTGCACTTCAGCCAAAGGCATAAGGATTGTGTAACCTCCTCCTAATAAAAGCTCAGAAATCTGTTCTGGCAGCGTGTCACCTTCTTCCACTATTCCCCTGCTACCCACAGAAATTTCTGTCCCTGTAACTTCCCACCCAAAATGTTCCCTGCCGTTGATGCCAACAGCCTTGATGTGCTTCATGCCTAGTTGTTCAGAGGCTAATTTCACAAACCCAGTGTGATAAGTGACAGGCACCCGAGGGACTTCTGTGCTCAGGTGAAAGCATTCCCAAGGACTACCTGCTTCCTCCCAGCACAGGGTgtttattcctcaggtgatcagaGGAATAATAATGGTTGCACCTTCTGGAGTCATCTgtttttacaggagatttgggttgTGAATTAGAGGAATGAGGTAAAATGGAACCCTATTTCCCACCATGTTTAAACCCCTGTGTCTGTAGATTTGTCAGACCAGATGCCTCTGTTTGCTCAAAATCATCAGAGAGAGAAGCCATCCTGTAACGAAGTGAAGACTCACCGgcgcggcgcctcctgctggttgtccagggaattagctcaactCCAACTTcggagctccccctgctggtcagtgtctcacctgcctcaggccccatgtccctcccggaccctggtgccccttaccctggggttctgcccactgCAGTACCCCCACTCATTGGGTCTCTGCTCCCAGGGGAAACCTGAACCCTCTACACCTACCTTGCCTCAGATGCCAGTTGTCATCCAGCACCCATTCACTGGGGCTAACTGCAGTCCGTAAAGGCCACTCAtgattggcaagggggttggaccagctgcctcttcctatccccgcactacacctctgcagccccagtacctgcttGGGGCTTTatccaaggcctcagcctggggagttgccaacCTAGGCCCTTCTCCCtgcaaggctggagagagactcctgccttctggccctgcagactttttatagggcccagcctggccctcaCTGGCTGCCACTCAGCCTTTTCTGATTggctcctcagccccagccctcgccaagggctggcttttaaccctggCTGAGCCGGAGCAGGGTCACTGCTCCGATACACATCGCATCCACAGTTTTCATCTTTTTCTCCCCTCGACACTGTTTCACATCATCTTTACATATGGTTAAGAAACGCTCCTGAGCCACAAGGTCCAACATTCCTTCAGAGTTTGTAACACATTTGCCCCTTGCCCGCTTCGCcatcaaatctttcattttgtattCAGATTCCACATTACTCACACCAGCACCCCTCTTAAGATTCCTTGTCGGGGATTAGCCATTGCCCTTCCCCCTCTGGCTCGGAGGGAGCCCCCTCCACCTCACTATTGCAACCGGCCTGTTTTATTTGGCTGCCCTGCCGgctggatgctgctgctgctgcttggggcGCCCTGCTGGCCTGCCCTCTGGAGAGAAGCAAGGACCCCACAACCATTCCTGGGTCCTTCCCTGCTGGCCCTGGAGTGTTGTATGTTTGCCTCCCACACCATAGCTCTCCTGGGTTGGATAGTTTGTCTGCCCCACCCCATCTTCCAGAGCTTGTCCCTATggtttcctgccctgctcccacagGTTTCCAGTTTGCCCCTCTTTTTCCCTTACCTTCCATTGCTCCCCCCATCTCTTGGACCCCTTGATTCATGCGCCCATGACCCCTCCCTAAACACTTGTGTCCCTTTTCCATAGTGCCCCATTTCCCTGCCTcggtcaacctccccacatccccTGTCATTGGGGGGGTgccccactgccctgcacccaTCCTAGCCAGGAGGACAGGttggcctttccccttccccaactccctccattcccccttaCCACTCTTGCCCCTTTCCCAAATGATGGGAGAAACTGTGGGTGGGGTCTCAATCTGGGCGGTGGCATGGTCACACCAACCCCTCCTCTTCTCTATCCCCTATCCCGGCCTGCTGCAACTGCTCTCAAACTTGGGGCACACATGAATTCATCCATCTGCTGCCAAGACCCTTGTGGTGGTGACCTGTGCCAAGCAGCTGTGCCGAGCTCCCATGGGTGCGCCCCCTTCAGAGGAGGGGTGGCCATCTTCCCTCCCAGTTCAGGGCCCCATCACAGAT is a genomic window of Natator depressus isolate rNatDep1 chromosome 1, rNatDep2.hap1, whole genome shotgun sequence containing:
- the LOC141997865 gene encoding olfactory receptor 52E4-like, whose protein sequence is MQETAYRLRVGHLLPYSMSDSNTTNFNNPSTFILLGIPGLEAAHVWISIPFCTMYTIAVLGNFTILFIVKMEQSLHGPMYYFLCMLAITDLVMSTSTLPKMLSVFWFNTREISFSACLTQMYVLLCFSAMESGILVAMAFDRYVAICHPLRHSSILTNSVVAKIGLAVLLRSGILALPYPFLASGWPYCRTNVIPHTYCEHIAVVKLACADIRISSYYGLFDLFSEIGMDVFFITVSYTQILRAIFRLPTKDARLKTFGTCISHLCAILAFYTPDFFSSLTHRFGHNVPLHFLVLIANMYLLVPPLLHPIIYGVRTKQIRGKLLWLFTPKGT